The Azospirillum baldaniorum genome segment GCCGGCTCGCGCAGCACGGGGTCGAAGAGTTCGTGCAGCAGCGCGGCCTGGGCGCGGTAATCCTCCGCCCGACGGGCGGCATCCGGGTCGTCGGCCAGCCATCGCTCCACGAAGAGCCGGCGTTCCGGAGCCAGTTGCCCATCCACATAGGCGTGCAGTTCGTCGTCCGTTACGCAATGCGCGTTCATCACTTCACCCGCCTGAGGGCCACGGAGCCCTCGTTCGCCAGCTTCGCCCTGACCGCCTCGCGCGCCCGCGAGAGGCGCGACATGACGGTCCCGATCGGCACGCCGAGCGTCTCGGCGACCTCCTCGTATTTCAGGCCCTCCAGCGCGACGAGGAGCAGCACCTTGCGCTGTTCCTCCGGCAAGTCGTCGAGCGCGCGCATCATCTCGCGCAACTCCACACGTTCCTCCTGCCGGGCCGGCGTCACCAGCTTCGACTCGACGCTGTCCACATCGACCTCGTCGGGCCGCGACGCTTTGGAGCGGACCTGATTGACATGGACGTTGTGCAGGATGGTGAAAAGCCACGCCCGCAGGTTCGTCCCCGCCTTGAAGGTGTCGGCGCGCGCCACCGCACGCGTCAACGCCTCCTGTACCAGATCCTCGGCATCCGAACGGTTGCGCAGCAACGCGCGCGCATAGCGGCGCAGCGACGCAATGTGGACTTCCAGCTCGACCCCGAACGTGCTCAACCGCGCACCCGATTGTTGCCTCAAAGGCTCCACGGACCGCCGGGTGGCGGATCATGGCACTCCTTACAGGTAGGAACGGGTGGCGCGCCCTCCCAGGGCCGAGCCCCATGCAGGACCCGGTACGCCAGGATGAACGCCCCCCGCTCATCGTTTATTCCAGACTTTGATGCCCGTGCAGCAAAAATTCGGCAAAATCGAGGCGGGGGGTTGCGGTCATCTGCGAACAATGCGCCGCGGCAGGGCCAGGCCGGCCCACACACCAACCAGGACGGTCAGGCCGAACACCCAGCCCGACAGGGCGCCGGCCATGGTGCCGGACAGCAGCGTGCCGACCGTGCAGCCCAGCCCGGTCATGCTGCCCCAGCCGAGCAGAAGCCCACCGCCGAGGCCGCGTGCGGCGTCCCTCAGCGTCGGGCGGCGCGGGGTGAACTGGCCGGCGGCCAGCGACGCGGCGAAGCCTCCGGCGACCAGACCGGCGACCAGCAGCCCGTTCGGCGTCAGCCAGCTGTCGCCCGGCACGGTGGCGCAGCCAGCGAAGCCGTCCAGCCCCTCCAGCCGCAGGGGAACGAGCCCGGCCTCGCTGCCCAATTGGCGGGCGGCGCTGCCGATGGCGGAGGTGACCCCCAGCGGCTTGAGCCGCAGGATCACCAGGAAGCCGATCAGCCCGACGCCCAGCCCGCCGATCCAATAGGGCCAACGCCCGTCGAACCAGGAGCGCAGCAGGTCCAGCAGGGTGTGCGGAGGCTCGCGGGCGGGCGCTTCGGAGGCGGAGGCCGCGCGGAAGCGCCAGAGCAGCGCCGCAAGGCCGCCAAGCGCGAGGAGCTGCGCCGCCAGCGACCCGCCATAGCCCAGATGATGGGGCAGCCAGACCACCGGGGCCGTGATGATCGTGGACAGGTAGAGGTCGTTCCAGGTGAGGAAGCCGAGCAGGAAGCCGCCCGCCGCCCCGACCAGAGCGAAGGAGGAGACCGGCGAGCCCTCGCCCAGCCGGTAGAGATGGGCGCTGAAGCAGGAGCCCGACACCGCCATCCCCAGCCCGAAGGCCAGGCCGGCCAGCGCCAGAACCCAGCTCACCGGACCGATGTGGGCGTCGGGCGGCAGGCGTGGGGCGACCGGGTTGGGCACCCAGGCTCCGAAGACGACGTGATAGCCGACCGTCCCCACCGCCAGGGCGAGCAGAATCGCCAGCAGGCCGCGCGGGTCGCGGCGGTCGATGAAGTCGCGGGCGTGGCAGAGGAAGCAGAAGCGCGTCCGTTGCAGAAGCGCACCGAACGCCGCCCCCAGCGTCAGCGCGAAGGCCAGCGACGGGCCGCCGCCGGGCTGCGCGGCCAGCGCGTAGGCCGCCGCCACGACCGCGCCGGCCAGCAGCAGGGGAAGCAGAACCCGCCCGGCCAGCGCGGTGGCGCTGGAAGCCGGGGCGGGAGCTGCGTGAAGCGTCGGGGAAGCCCGCAAGGCGGGCTCCCCGTTGCGGGTCCGGATCGTCATGCGACGGGTATCAGTCGGCCATCCATCCATGGCCACCCGTCACTTGGCCGCCCAGACCGTACCGGCCGGGTTGTTCACCGGGACCCCCACGGCGTTGCCGTATTCGGTCCAGGACCCGTCGTAGTTCTTCACCTGATAGCCCAGCAGCTTGGACAGGGCGAACCAGGTGTGGCTCGACCGCTCGCCAATGCGGCAATAGGTGATGACCGGCTTGGAGCCGTCGATGCCGACCGAGGCGTAGAGCGCCTTCAGTTCCGCCACCGACTTGAAGGTGCCGTCGGCCTCGTTCACCGCCTTGCCCCAGGGAACGTTCGCCGCACCCGGAATATGGCCTGCACGGATCGACAACTCCTGGATGCCCTGCGGGGCGAAGATCTTGCCCTGGTATTCGTCGGGGGAGCGGATGTCCACCAGCTTGGCGTCGCTCTTGCCGTCGGCAACGGCGACCACGTCGGTCAGGCGGGCGCGCAGGCCGGCGTTCACCTTGGAGACGGTGTAGTTGCTGGGCTTCACTTCCGCCGGCTTGCTGGACAGGGCGCGGTTCTCCGCCTCCCACTTCTTGCGGCCGCCGTCCAGCAGCTTCACATTGTCAACGCCGTAGATGTCGAACACCCAGGCGCCCCAGGCCGCGAACCAGTTGTTGGTGTCGCCGTAGAGGACGACCGTGCTGTCCTTCTCCACCCCGGCCTTGGAGAGCAGGGCCTGGAACTGCTCCTTGCCCACGATGTCGCGGCGGACGGTGTCGTTCAGGTCGGTGTGCCAGGAGAAATTCACGCTGCCGGGGATGTGACCGCGCTCGTAGACGCCGGGATTCACGCTGACCTCGATGACCTTCACCTTCGGGTCGCCGAGGTTCTTTTCCAGCCAGTCGGTGGTGACCAGCGGCCCGTCCGTGGCGGCGGCCAGGGCGGATCCGGACATCGTCGTCGCCAGCAGGACGCCGAAGGCGGCGGCGAAATGGCGCTTGGCCAAGCGGATTTTGGAGGGCTGCAGCGTGTTCATCGTATCTCCTGGTTCGTCAGCGGTGCGGAAGCGGATCGGTGAAGCGAGAGACTGGCGCGCCAGATTGAACGGCAATCGCTGTGTTATTATGTCTATTAACCTACAGGGTAAATAGATTTACGGCAAGCGTGAGCCGCCGGCCAGCGAGAGAAAGAACGTTTCCGCAAAAACTTGCGGCAAATTGCCACCGTGCGCGGATGAATCGGCGACTCCGGCGCGCGGCTTGGCAAGAATGGGCGCACTGCGTCATAAGGGCGGAGCCATGGCACGCCATCACGACACCATCGAGATCCTGGTCACCGCCCGCCACCTGGAGGCGCAGGGCATCCGGCCGACCGCGCGCATGGTCCGGCTGGCCCTGGGCGGCGGAAGCAACGCCGCCATCGCCCAGGCGCTGGCCACGACGGAGCTGACCCCGCTGGAGGAACTGATCCGGCGGCGGCGCGATCAACTTGATCTGGAATTGACCGAGGCCCGCCATGCGCTGGCGGCGTTGGAGGCGGAACAGGCGCGGCTCGACGAATTGGCCGAATCCCTGTCCACCCTGGACAAGGCTTAGCGGAAAAAGAAAACCCCTCCCCCGGACAGTGCCGGGGAAGGGGTTTCGGACGCCGCGCCGGTTGCAGGCGGAAGCGGTCAGCCGACCTGATGCGTCTTGGCGTAGCCCAGCGACTGCAGCGCTTCGGCGATTTCCGGCAGGATGCCCGGATCGTCGATGGTCGCCGGAGTCTTGTAGTCCTGGTTGTCCGCGATCTTCTGCATGGTGCCGCGCAGAATCTTGCCGGAGCGGGTCTTCGGCAGGCGTTCCACCACCACGGCGCGCTTGAAGTCGGCGACCGGGCCGATCTGCTCGCGCACCAGTTGGACCACCTCCTTGACGATCTCCTCGTGCGGGCGGGTCACGCCGGCCTTCAGGCAGAGGAAGCCCAGCGGCACCTGCCCCTTCAGGTCGTCGGCCACGCCGATCACCGCGCATTCCGCCACGTCCTTGTGGCTGGCCAGAACCTCCTCCATGCCGCCGGTGGACAGGCGGTGGCCGGCGACGTTGATGATGTCGTCGGTGCGGGCCATGATGTAGACGTAGCCGTCGTCGTCGATGAAGCCCGCGTCACCGGTCTGGTAGTAGCCGGGATAATCGGACAGGTACGACTTCCTGTAGCGGTCGTCGGCGTTCCACAGCGTCGGCAGCGTGCCCGGAGGCAGCGGCAGCTTCACGCAGATGGCGCCGATGTCGCCGCGCGGC includes the following:
- a CDS encoding sigma-70 family RNA polymerase sigma factor codes for the protein MSTFGVELEVHIASLRRYARALLRNRSDAEDLVQEALTRAVARADTFKAGTNLRAWLFTILHNVHVNQVRSKASRPDEVDVDSVESKLVTPARQEERVELREMMRALDDLPEEQRKVLLLVALEGLKYEEVAETLGVPIGTVMSRLSRAREAVRAKLANEGSVALRRVK
- a CDS encoding YeeE/YedE thiosulfate transporter family protein, translated to MTIRTRNGEPALRASPTLHAAPAPASSATALAGRVLLPLLLAGAVVAAAYALAAQPGGGPSLAFALTLGAAFGALLQRTRFCFLCHARDFIDRRDPRGLLAILLALAVGTVGYHVVFGAWVPNPVAPRLPPDAHIGPVSWVLALAGLAFGLGMAVSGSCFSAHLYRLGEGSPVSSFALVGAAGGFLLGFLTWNDLYLSTIITAPVVWLPHHLGYGGSLAAQLLALGGLAALLWRFRAASASEAPAREPPHTLLDLLRSWFDGRWPYWIGGLGVGLIGFLVILRLKPLGVTSAIGSAARQLGSEAGLVPLRLEGLDGFAGCATVPGDSWLTPNGLLVAGLVAGGFAASLAAGQFTPRRPTLRDAARGLGGGLLLGWGSMTGLGCTVGTLLSGTMAGALSGWVFGLTVLVGVWAGLALPRRIVRR
- a CDS encoding sulfurtransferase translates to MNTLQPSKIRLAKRHFAAAFGVLLATTMSGSALAAATDGPLVTTDWLEKNLGDPKVKVIEVSVNPGVYERGHIPGSVNFSWHTDLNDTVRRDIVGKEQFQALLSKAGVEKDSTVVLYGDTNNWFAAWGAWVFDIYGVDNVKLLDGGRKKWEAENRALSSKPAEVKPSNYTVSKVNAGLRARLTDVVAVADGKSDAKLVDIRSPDEYQGKIFAPQGIQELSIRAGHIPGAANVPWGKAVNEADGTFKSVAELKALYASVGIDGSKPVITYCRIGERSSHTWFALSKLLGYQVKNYDGSWTEYGNAVGVPVNNPAGTVWAAK
- a CDS encoding DNA-binding protein; protein product: MARHHDTIEILVTARHLEAQGIRPTARMVRLALGGGSNAAIAQALATTELTPLEELIRRRRDQLDLELTEARHALAALEAEQARLDELAESLSTLDKA